CGGCCATACATAACATAGAAATCACACTTGGAAGGGGTGGACAATTAGCTAGAGCAGCGGGTGCTGTAGCGAAACTGATTGCAAAAGAGGGGAAATCGGCCACATTAAAATTACCTTCTGGGGAGGTCCGTTTGATATCCAAAAACTGCTCAGCAACAGTCGGACAAGTGGGGAATGTTGGAGTGAACCAGAAAAGGTTGGGTAGAGCCGGATCTAAGCGTTGGCTAGGTAAGCGTCCTGTAGTAAGAGGAGTAGTTATGAACCCTGTAGACCATCCCCACGGGGGTGGTGAAGGGAGGGCCCCAATTGGTAGAAAAAGCCCTACAACCCCTTGGGGTTATCCTGCACTTGGAAGAAGAAGTAGAAAAAGGAATAAATATAGTGATAATTTTATTATTCGTCGACGTAGTAAATAGGAAAGAAAATGAAAATAGAATTAGTTTCTTCGTCTTTACATAAAAAAAATAGGAGTAATTA
This region of Spinacia oleracea plastid, complete genome genomic DNA includes:
- the rpl2 gene encoding ribosomal protein L2, with translation MAIHLYKTSTSSTRNGAVQVKSNPRNNLISGQRRCGKGRNARGIITARHRGGGHKRLYRKIDFRRNEKDIYGKIVTIEYDPNRNAYICLIHYGDGEKRYILHPRGAIIGDTIVSGTEVPIKMGNALPLTDMPLGTAIHNIEITLGRGGQLARAAGAVAKLIAKEGKSATLKLPSGEVRLISKNCSATVGQVGNVGVNQKRLGRAGSKRWLGKRPVVRGVVMNPVDHPHGGGEGRAPIGRKSPTTPWGYPALGRRSRKRNKYSDNFIIRRRSK